The following nucleotide sequence is from Achromobacter spanius.
GGACGCGCGCCAGGTGTTGTGGCCTGAGCCCGTCCGCCGTTCCTGTTTTACGGTTTCCCCCACATGCTTAAACTTATCTTGCGCCGCGTGATCGTCGCGATACCGACCCTGATTCTGGTGTCGATGATCGTCTTCATGCTGCAGAAAATCTTGCCTGGCGACCCGGTGCTGACGCTGGCCGGCGAAGAGCGCGACCCGGCCGTGCTGGATTATCTGCGCGACAAATACCGCCTGAACGACCCGCTGCCCGTGCAATACGCGGCCTGGGCCGGGCAGGTGCTGCAAGGCGATTTGGGCAAATCCCTGCGCACCGACGTGCCCGTCACGACGCTGATCGCGCAGAAGCTGCCCGTGACCTTGCAACTGGCCGCCATGGCCATGTTCTTTGCACTCTTGATCGGCATTCCCATGGGGATCATCGCCGCGGTGCGCAAGGGCAAGCCCATTGAAATGGGCGCCAACATCGCGGCGCTGTCCGGCATGTCGATTCCGAACTTCTGGCTGGGCATCATCCTGATCATGGTGGTGTCGGTGCAATGGCGGCTGCTGCCGGCCTCGGGCTATGTATCGCCCGCCGAAGACTTCTGGCTGTCGATCAAGACGATGCTGATGCCGTCGCTGGTGCTGTCCACGGCGATTGCGGCGTATCTGATGCGGCACACGCGTTCGTCCATGCTGGAGGCGCTGTCAGCCGATTACGTGCGCACCGCGCGCGCGAAGGGCGTATCGCCGCGCAAGGTGGTGCTGCGCCATGCCTTGCGCAATGCGTTGATGCCTATCGTGACGCTGGTGACCTTGCTGTTCGGTGAATTGCTGGCCGGCGCCGTGCTGACCGAACAGGTCTTCACGATTCCGGGCTTTGGCAAGCTGGTGGTGGACGCGGTGTTCACGCGTGATTACGCGGTGGTGCAGGGCGTGGTGCTCTGCGTGGCGGTGGGCTTCATCTTGATGAACCTGCTGGCCGACATTCTGTACATCCTGGTCAACCCCCGCCTGAGGCACTCATGAGCGCAAATACTGCAACGGCCGCTGCCGTCACGCCGCCCCGCAGCCGCAATCGCGCCTGGGGCAAATTCAAACGCAACCACATCGCGATGCTCGGCTTGGGCATCGTGGCGTTCTTCGTGCTGCTGGCCGTGCTGGCGCCGTTTATCGCCAACCACGATCCCTTGCAGACCAGCTTCACCACCATCCGCAAGGCGCCGTCGGCGTCGTATTGGCTGGGCACGGATGAACTGGGCCGCGATATTTTCAGCCGCATGGTCTATGGCGCCCGCGCGTCCTTGATGGCGGGTCTGGTGTCGGTGCTGATCGCCTTGGTGGTCGGGGTGCCGTTCGGGCTTGCGGCCGGCTACTTCGGCGGCTGGACGGACAGCATCATTTCGCGCGCCACGGAAGCGTTGCTGGCCATTCCGTTTTTGATTCTGGCGATTGCGCTGGCCGCGTTTCTTGGGCCCAGCCTGACCAATGCGATGATCGCCATTGGCGTATCGGCCGCGCCGAAGTTCGTGCGGCTGACGCGCGGGCAGGTGCTGGCGGTGAAGAACGAAGACTATGTGCAGAGCGCGCGCGCGCTGGGCGCGTCGGACTTGCGCATCATCGGCCGGCACGTGTTTCCCAACGTGATGCC
It contains:
- a CDS encoding ABC transporter permease, with the translated sequence MLKLILRRVIVAIPTLILVSMIVFMLQKILPGDPVLTLAGEERDPAVLDYLRDKYRLNDPLPVQYAAWAGQVLQGDLGKSLRTDVPVTTLIAQKLPVTLQLAAMAMFFALLIGIPMGIIAAVRKGKPIEMGANIAALSGMSIPNFWLGIILIMVVSVQWRLLPASGYVSPAEDFWLSIKTMLMPSLVLSTAIAAYLMRHTRSSMLEALSADYVRTARAKGVSPRKVVLRHALRNALMPIVTLVTLLFGELLAGAVLTEQVFTIPGFGKLVVDAVFTRDYAVVQGVVLCVAVGFILMNLLADILYILVNPRLRHS
- the nikC gene encoding nickel transporter permease encodes the protein MSANTATAAAVTPPRSRNRAWGKFKRNHIAMLGLGIVAFFVLLAVLAPFIANHDPLQTSFTTIRKAPSASYWLGTDELGRDIFSRMVYGARASLMAGLVSVLIALVVGVPFGLAAGYFGGWTDSIISRATEALLAIPFLILAIALAAFLGPSLTNAMIAIGVSAAPKFVRLTRGQVLAVKNEDYVQSARALGASDLRIIGRHVFPNVMPPLIVQATITIATAIIAEASLSFLGLGLQPPTPSWGSMLNTAKNFMTQAPWMSIFPGSAIFLVVLGFNLLGDGLRDALDPRQEK